A genomic segment from Bradyrhizobium sp. ISRA430 encodes:
- a CDS encoding ROK family protein — MADETITTTGIAAHGASRLPSVDVDSFNIELKDEDGFLGDRASKGAFRDTLEKWRKPLRRSGEDPFGKELSEEISKKELDAILIGEDTDAWAVVQSAIEDFAQELAHVTRRFLKTKAWEKTERIVVGGGFSNSRLGELAIARAEIILKSENFKIEMLPIHQHPDDAGLIGALHLAPSWIFEAHDSILAVDIGGANIRCGVVETRRKKAPDLTKACVWKSELWRHADDDPSRKNAVKRLVKMLTDLIAKAQEEGFKLAPFIGIACPGVIESNGSIAKGAQNLSGNWESSKFNLPATLVEAIPQIGEHDTTIVMHNDGVVQGLYEVPFMQDVKRWGVLTIGTGLGNARFTNRNGKGER; from the coding sequence ATGGCTGACGAGACGATCACGACCACCGGCATCGCTGCTCATGGCGCTTCCCGCCTTCCGTCAGTGGATGTCGACAGCTTCAACATTGAACTGAAGGATGAGGACGGATTTCTTGGGGACCGTGCCAGCAAGGGCGCCTTCCGGGACACCCTCGAAAAGTGGCGGAAGCCGTTGCGTAGATCCGGCGAAGATCCGTTCGGCAAGGAGCTTTCCGAAGAAATCAGCAAGAAGGAACTCGACGCCATCCTGATCGGCGAAGATACCGACGCTTGGGCAGTTGTGCAGAGCGCGATCGAGGACTTCGCACAGGAGCTCGCCCACGTGACGCGTCGCTTCCTCAAGACCAAAGCCTGGGAGAAGACTGAGCGCATCGTAGTGGGCGGCGGCTTTAGCAATAGCCGCCTCGGCGAACTCGCCATCGCGCGCGCCGAAATCATCCTGAAGTCCGAGAACTTCAAGATCGAGATGCTGCCGATCCATCAGCACCCCGACGACGCAGGCCTAATTGGCGCGCTGCATCTTGCTCCTTCCTGGATCTTCGAAGCTCATGATTCCATCCTTGCCGTCGACATCGGAGGCGCCAACATCCGCTGTGGCGTCGTCGAAACGCGTCGCAAGAAGGCGCCGGACCTCACGAAGGCGTGCGTCTGGAAGTCCGAGCTATGGCGTCATGCCGACGACGATCCGAGCCGTAAGAACGCCGTGAAGAGGCTCGTCAAGATGCTCACGGACCTAATCGCGAAGGCGCAGGAGGAAGGGTTCAAGCTCGCGCCGTTCATCGGCATCGCGTGTCCTGGCGTCATCGAGAGCAACGGCTCGATCGCGAAGGGCGCGCAGAACCTGTCCGGCAATTGGGAGAGCAGCAAGTTCAATCTGCCGGCAACTTTGGTCGAAGCCATCCCTCAGATCGGAGAACACGACACAACGATCGTCATGCATAACGACGGCGTGGTGCAGGGCCTGTACGAGGTCCCGTTCATGCAGGACGTGAAACGTTGGGGCGTGCTGACGATCGGCACCGGCCTCGGCAATGCCCGCTTCACCAACCGCAACGGCAAGGGCGAACGCTGA
- a CDS encoding SDR family oxidoreductase produces MLDYPRPPYPSQQQPMPGSTSAMKPRPDHGEESYNGSGRLAGKKAVITGGDSGIGRAVAIAYAREGADVLISYLDEHQDAEEVKALVEQEGRKVVLFPGDLRKPDYCRAVIKRAVDELGGIDILVNNAAHQATFKDIADISDDEWQSTFEVNIHAMFYLAKAAVAHMKSGAAIINTASVNADMPNPILLAYATTKGAIQNFTGGLAQMLAEKGIRVNAVAPGPIWTPLIPSTMPSDTVMNFGKQVPMKRAGQPAELATAYVMLADPLSSYTSGATLAVTGGKPFI; encoded by the coding sequence ATGCTCGATTATCCGCGCCCGCCTTATCCCAGCCAACAGCAACCGATGCCCGGCTCGACGTCGGCGATGAAGCCACGTCCGGACCATGGCGAGGAGAGCTACAATGGATCGGGCCGTCTTGCAGGCAAGAAGGCCGTCATTACCGGAGGAGACAGCGGCATCGGGCGAGCGGTGGCAATTGCATATGCCCGTGAGGGGGCCGACGTGCTCATTTCTTATCTCGACGAACATCAAGATGCAGAGGAGGTGAAGGCTCTCGTCGAGCAGGAAGGCCGCAAGGTTGTCTTGTTTCCCGGAGACCTGCGAAAGCCAGATTACTGCCGCGCCGTCATCAAGCGTGCCGTCGATGAGCTCGGCGGGATCGATATCCTCGTCAACAATGCGGCCCACCAGGCCACGTTTAAGGATATCGCGGATATCAGTGATGACGAATGGCAGAGCACGTTCGAGGTCAACATCCATGCGATGTTCTATCTCGCCAAGGCGGCCGTTGCGCATATGAAGTCGGGGGCCGCCATCATCAACACCGCTTCGGTGAATGCCGACATGCCAAACCCCATCCTGCTGGCCTATGCGACCACCAAGGGTGCGATCCAGAATTTCACGGGCGGTCTTGCCCAGATGCTTGCCGAAAAGGGCATACGCGTTAATGCCGTCGCGCCGGGCCCGATCTGGACGCCGCTGATCCCGTCGACCATGCCGTCGGACACGGTAATGAACTTCGGCAAGCAGGTGCCGATGAAACGAGCCGGGCAGCCAGCTGAGCTCGCAACCGCCTATGTCATGCTGGCCGATCCGCTCTCGAGCTATACGTCTGGTGCGACCCTCGCTGTAACAGGCGGGAAACCTTTCATCTGA
- a CDS encoding complex I NDUFA9 subunit family protein, whose translation MAAANHRLVTVFGGTGFLGRRVVRCLLQAPEFSVRIASRHPERGRQLFGYDDPRLQSVQVDLHDEGSIAAALDGVYGAINAVSLYVEHGQETFHAVHVESARRLAGQAHRAGVKRLIHVSGIGSDVTSPSLYIRKRGEGEAAVRAIFSEATLVRPAVMFGPDDAFLTTILKLLRQYPIYPMFGRGLTRLQPAYVDDVADAITRALLKTETNAITYECAGPRIYTYEELLRTIAHAAGRRPMLVPVPFAAWHLAGWLSELFPRPPITRNQVELMQIDNVASVGMPGFSELEIPPQSVEQIIPTMLRETIGRTVS comes from the coding sequence ATGGCGGCCGCAAATCATCGCCTTGTTACGGTGTTCGGTGGAACCGGGTTTCTCGGGCGCCGCGTAGTTCGATGCCTTCTCCAGGCGCCTGAGTTTTCAGTTCGGATCGCATCACGACATCCGGAACGAGGCAGACAGCTTTTTGGTTATGACGACCCGCGCCTTCAATCTGTGCAAGTCGATCTACACGACGAAGGGTCGATCGCCGCTGCTCTTGATGGCGTATACGGCGCCATCAATGCGGTCAGTCTCTATGTTGAACATGGGCAGGAGACGTTTCACGCCGTGCATGTGGAATCCGCCCGGCGACTGGCGGGCCAAGCACATCGAGCCGGCGTCAAGCGGCTCATCCACGTTTCCGGAATCGGCTCTGACGTCACTTCGCCGTCCCTCTATATTCGCAAGCGTGGCGAAGGCGAGGCGGCAGTCCGCGCAATATTTTCTGAGGCCACGCTGGTTCGACCGGCGGTAATGTTCGGTCCGGATGACGCGTTTCTCACCACCATCCTCAAACTGCTGCGCCAATATCCGATCTATCCGATGTTCGGCCGCGGATTGACGAGATTGCAGCCGGCCTATGTTGACGATGTGGCCGACGCGATCACAAGAGCGCTTCTGAAGACCGAAACGAATGCAATCACGTATGAATGTGCCGGTCCCCGCATCTACACATACGAAGAGCTTCTCAGAACCATCGCCCACGCAGCCGGCCGCAGACCCATGCTCGTTCCCGTGCCGTTTGCTGCTTGGCACCTAGCGGGATGGCTTTCGGAGCTGTTTCCACGGCCACCCATCACACGGAATCAGGTGGAGTTGATGCAGATCGACAACGTAGCGTCGGTGGGGATGCCAGGTTTTTCCGAGCTTGAAATCCCGCCGCAATCAGTCGAACAAATTATACCGACCATGTTGCGGGAAACTATTGGGCGAACCGTCTCTTGA
- a CDS encoding DUF1080 domain-containing protein, protein MLPSLCDLDGWRMAGLGGFRQLSDGIIESYGGPGLFWYAHEAFEDFVLTIEWRIARPEDNSGVFLRAPPLGTTQQPAIERGYEVQIDDRGLDPDANVLGSALHLTGAIYRLAPAVRRLSRPVGEWNEFEITAHGQMLAVRLNSEHVSLLGNASREPRGHIGLQNHHEGSAVQFRNLRIALL, encoded by the coding sequence ATGCTGCCGTCGCTATGCGATCTTGATGGTTGGCGTATGGCCGGGCTCGGCGGATTTCGCCAGCTCTCGGATGGCATCATCGAGAGTTATGGCGGGCCTGGCCTTTTCTGGTATGCGCACGAAGCCTTCGAAGACTTCGTCCTTACGATCGAGTGGCGGATCGCGCGCCCGGAAGACAATTCCGGAGTATTCCTTCGAGCCCCGCCGCTGGGCACCACTCAGCAGCCAGCGATTGAGCGCGGCTACGAAGTGCAAATCGACGACCGGGGACTTGATCCGGATGCCAACGTTCTCGGCAGTGCACTTCATCTGACGGGGGCGATCTATCGGCTGGCTCCGGCCGTCCGTCGCCTCTCAAGGCCGGTCGGCGAGTGGAATGAATTTGAGATCACCGCACACGGGCAAATGCTAGCGGTCAGGCTTAACAGCGAACACGTCTCCTTGCTTGGAAATGCGTCACGTGAGCCGCGCGGTCATATTGGACTGCAAAATCATCATGAGGGCTCCGCGGTCCAGTTCCGCAACTTGCGCATCGCGCTCCTGTAA
- a CDS encoding plasmid stabilization protein — MPRGDKRSYTDKQKRQAEHIEEGYENRGVPDKEAERRAWATVNKETHGGKKRGSGRDTEEDRSSSRKGGSLGGKAVASRPAAERSRSAKKAAQTRKRRAA; from the coding sequence ATGCCACGCGGAGACAAGCGAAGCTACACCGACAAGCAAAAGCGACAGGCCGAACACATTGAGGAAGGCTACGAAAACCGAGGTGTTCCCGACAAGGAAGCCGAACGACGGGCCTGGGCGACCGTAAACAAAGAAACCCACGGCGGCAAAAAGCGCGGGTCCGGCAGAGACACCGAAGAAGACCGTTCATCGTCCCGCAAGGGCGGCAGTCTTGGCGGAAAAGCGGTCGCCAGCCGCCCAGCCGCTGAACGTTCAAGGTCAGCCAAGAAGGCTGCTCAAACCCGCAAGCGCCGTGCGGCGTAA
- a CDS encoding AI-2E family transporter yields the protein MPAVVASNLFIGLALVALLYFGRELFVPVVLALLLSFVLAPVVRLFRRLYAGHVGSVLAAVALAFLLIFGLSAIMTQQVAQLAENLPRYQLTISDKIHSVQDVALSPGIFNRLKDMLGDLRQEISKPQEQGRKNASSPESAPTAAGEPQAKPIPVEIQQPPPKPFDVVQTIVGPLLAPLATTGIVIVFVIFMLLFREDLRGRFVRLAGAHDLGRTSEAIDDAGRRLSRYFLTQTCINATFGIVIGISLAVIGIPNPVLWGIFAALMRFVPYIGAFIAAAVPAALAIAVDPGWSMLLWTVALFVIVEPILSQIVEPMLYGHNTGLSPVAVVVAAAFWTWLWGPIGLLLSTPLTVCLVVLGRHVERLEFLDVILGDQPALTPEQNFFQRMLAGDPDEAADQAEKFMKEKSLCAYYDEIAIPGLLLARADARRGALDLERLHRIKETVEGVIDDLSDHDDCAPPVKSNKDLHDSNTLEIEVVDNPDLSPPVVPTGTSRSDWRERKPVLCIGARDPLDEATANMIAQLLEKHGIGARIEPSTATSASNIFGLDTANIGMVCVSCLGSGSPVHLRFLLRRLRRKMPHATLLVGLWGSTKDSEDEDSLDDETIGADFFAKSLRKAVELCIEAAHRSTAAPEGEAKRTEAHRSRAPRSAGRRRRRN from the coding sequence TTGCCTGCGGTAGTCGCGAGCAATCTCTTCATCGGCCTGGCTCTTGTGGCCCTGCTGTATTTCGGGCGTGAGCTCTTCGTGCCGGTTGTCCTTGCGCTGCTGTTGAGCTTCGTGCTCGCTCCGGTCGTTCGGCTTTTTCGTCGCTTATATGCCGGCCACGTGGGCTCAGTTCTTGCTGCGGTGGCGCTCGCATTTCTGCTGATTTTCGGGCTCAGCGCCATTATGACCCAGCAGGTCGCACAACTCGCCGAGAACCTGCCCCGCTATCAGCTGACGATCAGCGATAAGATTCATTCGGTCCAAGACGTTGCGCTCAGTCCGGGAATCTTCAATCGGCTAAAGGATATGCTCGGAGATCTGCGCCAGGAAATCTCCAAGCCGCAGGAGCAAGGACGGAAGAATGCAAGTTCTCCTGAATCCGCCCCAACTGCTGCAGGAGAACCCCAGGCTAAGCCAATCCCAGTGGAAATCCAACAGCCGCCGCCTAAACCGTTCGATGTCGTGCAAACAATCGTCGGGCCGCTGTTGGCGCCTCTGGCGACGACGGGCATTGTTATCGTTTTCGTGATTTTTATGCTGCTTTTTCGTGAGGATCTACGGGGACGTTTTGTCCGACTAGCGGGCGCGCATGATTTGGGGCGCACGTCCGAAGCAATCGACGACGCCGGTCGGCGACTGAGCCGGTATTTCCTGACGCAAACCTGCATCAATGCAACGTTCGGGATTGTCATCGGGATCAGTCTTGCAGTGATCGGCATTCCCAACCCAGTGTTGTGGGGCATCTTCGCAGCTCTAATGCGCTTCGTTCCTTATATCGGCGCATTCATCGCCGCCGCAGTTCCTGCGGCGCTTGCCATAGCGGTTGATCCAGGGTGGTCCATGCTCTTATGGACGGTGGCATTGTTCGTGATCGTAGAACCGATCCTCAGCCAAATTGTGGAACCCATGCTGTATGGCCACAACACAGGGCTCTCGCCGGTAGCTGTCGTGGTGGCTGCAGCCTTCTGGACCTGGTTATGGGGGCCAATTGGACTTTTGCTTTCGACACCCCTGACTGTGTGTCTGGTGGTATTGGGCCGTCACGTCGAGCGATTGGAGTTCTTGGATGTGATCCTCGGTGACCAGCCGGCCCTCACGCCAGAACAGAATTTTTTTCAACGTATGTTGGCCGGCGATCCCGACGAGGCCGCGGACCAAGCCGAGAAGTTTATGAAGGAGAAATCCCTCTGCGCCTACTACGACGAGATTGCAATCCCTGGGTTACTGCTGGCGCGGGCCGACGCGCGACGCGGCGCTCTGGACCTGGAGCGCCTGCACCGGATTAAGGAAACTGTCGAGGGCGTTATCGACGATCTTTCCGATCACGATGACTGCGCTCCACCTGTCAAAAGCAACAAGGACCTCCATGACTCCAACACACTTGAAATCGAGGTGGTCGACAATCCCGATCTATCGCCGCCCGTTGTACCCACTGGAACGTCAAGATCCGATTGGCGAGAGAGAAAGCCTGTATTGTGCATCGGCGCGCGAGATCCCCTTGACGAAGCGACGGCGAACATGATTGCGCAACTTCTCGAAAAACATGGCATCGGCGCCCGCATCGAGCCTTCGACGGCTACCTCGGCTTCCAACATCTTTGGGCTTGATACAGCCAACATAGGGATGGTGTGCGTATCTTGCCTTGGAAGCGGAAGTCCGGTGCATCTACGCTTCCTTCTTCGGCGTCTGCGGCGCAAAATGCCACACGCCACGCTCCTTGTCGGCCTATGGGGGTCGACCAAAGACTCGGAGGATGAAGACAGTCTGGATGACGAGACGATCGGCGCGGATTTCTTTGCGAAGTCGCTCCGCAAGGCGGTAGAGCTTTGCATCGAAGCAGCACACCGCTCGACCGCCGCACCCGAAGGAGAAGCAAAACGAACCGAAGCTCACCGGTCTCGAGCACCGCGATCTGCAGGTAGGAGAAGGAGGCGCAATTAA
- a CDS encoding YihY/virulence factor BrkB family protein encodes MHRSEQSGQRDPLWAAAATLTLLAAGFRPRKFSGPTAEVKTREPKSDEGRGRLATTPSEIPARGWNDILLRVYQNISEHRVVALAAGITFYTLLAIFPAIAALVAIYGVFADPGTLTGHLEQLSGLLPGGAIDVARDQLMRVASQRGSTLGVTFIVGLAVSLWSANAAIKSIFDTLNIVYAEREKRSFVKLNVISLSFTVAGIAFALTAIGAMVALPPALKYLGLSDLTELLVRVCRWPALFAVVALGLAFVYRYGASRERPKWRWITWGSAFAALGWLVASVLFSWYAENFGSFNKTYGSLGAVIGFMMWIWLSAIVILVGAEIDAEMEHQTARDTTTGQPKPLGARQATMADTIGLAQDR; translated from the coding sequence ATGCACCGCTCTGAGCAGAGCGGCCAGCGCGACCCACTGTGGGCCGCCGCCGCCACGCTAACTCTACTCGCCGCTGGCTTTCGTCCGCGGAAATTCTCGGGGCCGACGGCCGAAGTCAAGACCAGAGAGCCAAAATCGGATGAAGGCCGCGGACGTCTGGCGACCACGCCCTCCGAGATTCCGGCGCGTGGCTGGAACGACATCTTACTGCGGGTCTATCAGAACATCTCTGAGCACCGCGTCGTGGCTCTGGCTGCCGGAATCACTTTCTACACTCTGCTCGCGATCTTCCCAGCGATTGCCGCTCTCGTCGCCATCTACGGAGTGTTCGCAGATCCTGGCACGCTGACGGGGCATCTGGAGCAATTATCGGGTCTCCTGCCGGGAGGCGCCATCGACGTCGCCCGTGATCAGTTGATGCGAGTAGCTTCCCAGCGCGGCAGCACGCTCGGCGTTACGTTCATCGTCGGCTTGGCCGTTTCCCTGTGGAGTGCTAACGCGGCCATCAAATCAATCTTCGATACGCTCAACATCGTCTACGCCGAACGCGAAAAGCGCAGTTTCGTCAAGCTCAATGTCATCTCGCTCTCCTTCACCGTCGCGGGGATCGCCTTCGCGCTGACCGCGATTGGCGCGATGGTCGCGCTCCCGCCGGCGCTCAAATATCTGGGCTTGTCGGATCTGACCGAGTTGCTGGTGCGGGTCTGTAGGTGGCCAGCTCTGTTCGCCGTGGTCGCGCTGGGACTGGCGTTCGTCTATCGATACGGGGCTTCTCGCGAGAGGCCGAAATGGCGCTGGATCACCTGGGGAAGCGCGTTCGCCGCGCTCGGTTGGCTCGTCGCGTCGGTCCTGTTCTCGTGGTACGCGGAGAATTTCGGGAGCTTCAACAAGACTTATGGATCGCTCGGCGCCGTGATCGGCTTCATGATGTGGATCTGGCTCTCGGCGATCGTGATTCTGGTCGGCGCTGAAATCGATGCCGAGATGGAGCATCAGACGGCGCGAGACACGACAACGGGCCAACCCAAGCCCCTTGGGGCTCGGCAAGCCACGATGGCTGATACCATCGGGCTCGCGCAGGATCGATAA
- a CDS encoding DUF3618 domain-containing protein, which produces MSHAEQLEREAEQTRAQIASTLDELRACVTPGHVVDQLANRMSEGAAAAFARNLKDQAVRNPMPLALMGASLAWLMLSGRSTEGGIRRAGERLRDDASDTAESMRDAADQVGKAAADKSREWSDQASRVGSDTAESMSSTVEDAKRAVSQAGDRLRDTAGSMTDSAQKTASETGEAVRDTAGSAKDSVQRSTAASYEALTDTARRTASSITKSTKVAGQRTLQTGNTFLDFCREQPMLLTGLGIAVGALVGALLPATEAENRLMGETSDSLKERAQDLASDQVEDAKKVGERALDAAADETLHQAAKEEGAAQEATANDATLVPRSETSERETRGQPWTADNAPL; this is translated from the coding sequence ATGAGTCACGCCGAGCAGCTTGAACGAGAGGCCGAACAGACACGTGCGCAGATTGCGAGCACGCTGGACGAATTGCGCGCCTGCGTGACGCCCGGGCACGTCGTCGATCAATTGGCAAACAGGATGAGCGAAGGTGCCGCCGCGGCGTTCGCCCGCAATCTGAAGGACCAGGCCGTCCGCAATCCGATGCCGCTTGCCCTTATGGGAGCAAGCCTGGCCTGGCTGATGCTGAGTGGCAGGTCAACCGAGGGGGGCATTCGCCGCGCGGGCGAGCGTCTTCGCGACGACGCCAGCGATACCGCTGAGAGCATGCGTGACGCGGCCGATCAGGTCGGCAAGGCGGCGGCAGATAAAAGCAGGGAATGGAGCGATCAGGCCTCTAGGGTCGGAAGCGATACCGCCGAAAGCATGAGCTCGACCGTGGAGGATGCCAAACGAGCGGTCTCCCAGGCGGGAGACCGGCTGCGTGACACGGCAGGTTCAATGACGGATTCCGCTCAGAAGACCGCCTCCGAGACCGGCGAAGCAGTGCGGGACACGGCTGGGTCGGCGAAGGATTCCGTACAACGGAGTACAGCGGCCAGCTATGAGGCACTCACGGACACAGCGCGGCGGACGGCATCTTCGATTACGAAATCAACCAAAGTCGCCGGGCAACGAACGCTGCAGACGGGCAACACTTTCCTCGACTTCTGCCGCGAACAGCCAATGCTCCTGACCGGGCTGGGGATCGCGGTCGGGGCGCTGGTGGGAGCTTTGCTGCCGGCGACTGAAGCTGAAAATCGTCTCATGGGAGAGACAAGCGACAGCCTCAAGGAACGCGCCCAGGATCTGGCATCGGACCAGGTCGAGGATGCCAAGAAGGTTGGCGAGCGCGCGCTCGATGCGGCGGCGGACGAGACCTTGCATCAAGCGGCCAAAGAGGAAGGCGCGGCTCAAGAGGCGACCGCTAACGACGCCACCTTGGTGCCTCGCTCAGAGACGTCCGAACGTGAGACGCGAGGACAGCCGTGGACCGCTGACAATGCACCGCTCTGA
- a CDS encoding phage holin family protein produces MTPTQPRSVPEIISDLFSQLTVLLRKEAQLARVEVSENMAGIGRGLGLIVGGAVLLIPALVILLQAGVAALTERYGMANYWSALLVGGVVLIVGIILLLVGVSHLKIENIKPSKTIHQLQRDASVAKEQVSQDHESRRAA; encoded by the coding sequence ATGACCCCCACACAGCCACGCTCCGTGCCCGAGATCATCAGTGATCTCTTCTCCCAACTCACAGTTCTCTTGCGCAAGGAAGCGCAGCTTGCGCGCGTGGAGGTCTCCGAGAATATGGCCGGCATCGGCAGAGGCCTCGGATTGATCGTCGGCGGCGCGGTGCTGCTGATACCCGCTCTCGTCATCCTGCTCCAGGCTGGCGTTGCGGCTCTCACGGAGCGCTACGGGATGGCCAACTACTGGTCAGCGCTGCTGGTCGGCGGGGTCGTCCTGATAGTCGGAATCATCCTTCTTCTGGTCGGCGTCAGCCACCTCAAGATCGAAAACATCAAGCCCAGCAAAACCATCCACCAGCTCCAGCGGGACGCCTCGGTGGCGAAGGAACAAGTGAGCCAGGACCATGAGTCACGCCGAGCAGCTTGA
- a CDS encoding DUF6328 family protein, with translation MSEELDRKVKTALDETRLLILGIQVLLGVQFQAFFQNGFPQLSSTSKAICAAGLAMQTLSLGLLIIPSMEHRFVEKGSSSKRLVRATSFYATSGLMPFSLSLGLAGYVVLEQHFGWLTGIMCGAALTLISAFAWFGLEMLHQEKVAMPEVKANTPLATKVEQVLTEARVIIPGAQALFGFQFIAMLTAGFAELPQGAKIVHAIALGFVALNVILLMTPAALHRLSFDGADSESFLRAASAFVATAPLFLAAGIAAESYVVLGKITEDKFASVAYAAASFAVLIGFWYALPLAVRWTGAMRKT, from the coding sequence ATGTCGGAAGAGCTGGATCGCAAGGTCAAAACGGCACTCGACGAAACTCGCCTGCTCATTCTTGGCATCCAGGTTCTGCTCGGAGTTCAGTTCCAGGCCTTCTTCCAGAACGGCTTTCCGCAGCTATCGTCAACCTCGAAAGCCATTTGCGCCGCAGGTCTTGCAATGCAGACCTTATCGCTAGGACTGCTGATTATCCCATCCATGGAGCATCGGTTCGTAGAAAAGGGTTCATCGTCGAAACGGCTCGTTCGCGCGACATCATTCTACGCGACCTCCGGGCTGATGCCGTTTTCGCTCAGCCTCGGTCTTGCCGGCTATGTGGTGCTCGAGCAGCATTTTGGCTGGCTCACCGGTATCATGTGCGGCGCTGCGCTGACGCTGATCTCGGCGTTCGCCTGGTTCGGGTTAGAGATGTTGCATCAGGAGAAGGTCGCCATGCCAGAGGTGAAAGCGAATACACCGCTCGCCACCAAGGTCGAGCAGGTCCTGACCGAAGCACGGGTCATCATCCCCGGGGCACAGGCGCTGTTCGGGTTTCAGTTCATTGCCATGCTAACCGCAGGATTTGCCGAGCTTCCGCAGGGCGCAAAGATCGTGCACGCGATCGCGCTCGGCTTTGTCGCTCTCAACGTCATACTGTTGATGACGCCGGCGGCGTTGCATCGCCTCTCCTTCGACGGCGCGGACTCCGAAAGCTTTCTTCGCGCCGCATCAGCTTTCGTGGCGACGGCACCATTGTTCCTGGCGGCCGGCATCGCCGCGGAAAGCTATGTCGTGCTCGGCAAGATCACCGAGGACAAGTTCGCCAGCGTAGCTTATGCGGCGGCGAGCTTCGCCGTGTTGATCGGCTTCTGGTACGCCCTACCCCTGGCGGTGCGATGGACCGGCGCGATGCGGAAGACTTGA
- a CDS encoding phosphatase PAP2 family protein, protein MALYRVQPTRVDIEIAHAVSEHTNPKAEAVAQALTYGADEHVLCALATGWWLYCRTKDSRTRSDSDHILLVTISATIIPHLLKTIFDQERPDRVMVRGHLHGVPVSGKRLDAFPSGHAVHVGALASAATVLPPAKRNLVWAGGVGLVLTRVVLLAHWMSDVVTGLAIGALTERLLRFWTGYGAGRQTQQHRFRLPQQAQFK, encoded by the coding sequence ATGGCACTGTATCGGGTGCAGCCGACCCGGGTAGACATTGAAATCGCACATGCCGTCTCGGAACACACCAACCCAAAGGCCGAAGCGGTTGCGCAAGCCCTCACTTATGGCGCCGACGAACATGTCCTCTGTGCGCTTGCGACAGGTTGGTGGCTGTATTGTCGAACCAAGGACTCGCGCACCCGCAGCGACAGCGACCACATCCTGCTGGTCACCATTTCCGCGACCATCATTCCCCATCTGTTGAAAACCATCTTCGATCAGGAACGGCCCGATCGCGTGATGGTCCGCGGCCACCTTCACGGCGTGCCGGTCTCCGGCAAGCGCTTGGATGCTTTTCCCTCCGGCCACGCCGTCCACGTCGGTGCTTTGGCCTCGGCTGCGACCGTGCTGCCGCCTGCCAAACGCAATCTGGTCTGGGCAGGTGGCGTCGGACTTGTGCTTACGCGCGTCGTACTGCTCGCACATTGGATGAGCGACGTCGTGACCGGCCTTGCCATCGGCGCGCTCACCGAACGATTGCTGCGGTTCTGGACCGGCTACGGCGCAGGCCGCCAAACCCAGCAGCATCGCTTTAGATTACCGCAACAGGCGCAGTTCAAGTAG